Proteins encoded by one window of Tissierella sp.:
- a CDS encoding S-layer homology domain-containing protein produces MCSSKLKRSLNMILVACILIQSIVINAYPMANPAMAEGVSSFEVDYRSLISYELEENIYADYDTSHSTVVKFKLNNPATQDISFDYKIYSGSGSNEHFSAIEEGTIIFAAGETEKSLDIEVYRLVNNPVEFGNISNPSQFWTKDRVFYVNCSNIENALFYNEKPNMTIPIRIQNQLDLTESYNNAKETYLVDLSKLTDVEEFPESPGKYFNNSDTMYIANDTKIEGDLRTIIDLGVFSHINLPIGFFHNENEAPENPEDPETIGDVSFIIGTDFIDRISFSKNISILNNNITDFNLGTIEIEEINLGPAREPNVMISSIYSHFDYSTVTEAVYTYFNDANNNYIEKQINFIDIINPYVKEISSPSDTFYYGENIPITIEYNEPVLVDDISIKVNDRILYPVERDGTISNEVSFLLEIEDKDDFILIDGFPSYIEVTDVIGAIDLAGNPQDEAYSTQLFESTFASFDPAKSLVYFANTNINIINNGMEPKGEVIISIADNYDLTSWLGANTNGDGVIPNIKARVIGNDGDPTFVDLYYHESHLGNELRGEFNPPQNLSDENNYYITEIYFKENVTDEIKLVYPLLKEYTILPIIYIDDPSDLEILYTNWPSTNRISADNEDLISLNYNVKNNATWQDSTDFQWSSKDESIATITNNGNILLTGKIGIVEFTLTALNGGISGKEFSIHSKTLEVLNPSTTFLTIPSSGKNIEITKGNNAIVYYATNIVENNELYGGNGTKTRFNYNLYEAKYIDENLIKGDLVHTESLDATTNENLTSYTINNEYLVNTSKLGKFSYILEISSTELATGRILSAAANIAVKYPNVKAILYKPTNFYTTDEHNYIDARFKIDNFNEETQFDLSITKNSEDVPFFTTTNPADINIELPINIDSVERSRLVDIYTIVLKAKNESSETFSYDSYILYVYNSNALKIMAGDRHIDTLYLNNNHMFSTMTSEEILALNRKITLRENISINNKEYKWSSLADKIVWQVEDNNKISLKYNDSGVYKEIDNSNIGFLPGLEFLLEGVSSGNTSITATHSLTGMKTSLNVEIDKSEDKLFIFQVYPAQEARVYYTNGDNQNKSQKTDEKGRIAIYEENDISSSVTFTPKDTNLYEPVVISNSQIKANQKSTNEFGLYPQTIVNFSPVQYKAAIKLYNRDTNITYLGDIKIKGGVYRNGVYCPDAKINGVSGKLEQTISKNEFEFFALNFNPNEFINKTDTSSITVKDNIEYVIEVTFPDGSYFPVIIKIDNDTIRQSKFIPYGAIAYKSIEKINTNNFSDNMIFYQTININGKVEGVDGAINIIEKADSAIFTMEMAIEGDKKKNYDIQLTDERNNSTLVAETTQYSYEFTDTILVKSDFHMEDYLKGLKDLDKVRMYLKLKISDNTSTKEIKLSDSLIVNTLIDVPKMDDYLVEEIEDIAGDFQNTIMSPSNLNSGLSGTVKDTLDFLSLYGINTSSIRLEVQPTDNPLVYKGMIKFAVGDLTRENPSGVFLEDTGKDEKLSFMPEISDLKSIKKGDYLQKSKSTMESSKKKHGGFSKTYGGGAYLESEIYYDLQDKEWKMILLNSDVYLGAGGTYSMVVNSWVGPVPVTAEFITGFTAQVGRKNIVYDYYWDEEENAYYSTRDYITELRPYFYVYGFGGLGADYKVASLKLGPYGQIDLDQQYLWLNGISGEKNGQRLTIAGETGIKFTCKIAFVKYSKKIKIAEASKTWKFNKFDEISKLYTSKTGKSMLMRYAEDDENYYYMEIEPLDETVKFEDRSYLENYNRSWYNSLRRMTSTGENMTILQTNAYPYSNPVFTDDGMIMAYLSDSNSTNINDTAVYFTRKSGEYYSPGNEINPSEYGDMDLVIDGTEEGAVLAWTRVMDKIEDAGEEATDEDIYNILGKAEIMVSSYDGDIITTYQLTENYSADMMPVVATNGEKSIVAWRNLESSIDNPLDFSSKDNIMYSVLEGDKWSEAKVLYEGTVDKVGALNVDMLSNGISAITYEIAIGETGNTEVFYAILDEEGNILKNIRLTNNELKDENPQITSVEFPDSEQRFIIGWNTENIADGYSENIIKIVAINSNGTLYPDFEIVAEDTVDLGNYTNFKFTKGADDLEDLSIIWSEIDKSYEDINTLYKDSIWGRKIIFDGANHILTPKIKLLEMEDNHTVDFSNAYIDEASEEINFGLLISDNTDMEKPKAKLAIAKASYKNSAILEEVYFSLEDVLPNIDMPIRFTLYNEGIEPITEVNINIGDQNYKIEEEIKPGEYKRIVVLYTVPEVIENPKYKVLSNFSTSSDIKEGTLKIAIPDVEIYDIKTIKEKDRERVLSLMLKNSSPVDLVAGKHSISIEVYTSHDFDTMPILTETITSSKDLDTINNGIYVKDIILDEEILELILDKDGEIPTDGYRVFFNVVLYEDNKPVDDRDIYNNIDYKKIESLITKNNKVVSLGSFMKSKDNKTTVTVEALNNSMKSINNGNIIVSLKDENGNIIETKQSHSPLKNNSLIEIMGEESSFTVFDFNKVGSSVDVNFQRIQGPIIDPEDPKEPNEPDKPNAPIRPSTPSVPKKPEEPEEPKNPKVDLKFEVINNYKDNFKDISPGDWFYEAVKFVYERGLMIGTSDKDFSPHMETSRGMFLTVLYRIEGEPTVRQSKFTDVTKDKYYANAVAWGEANGIVKGMNEMEFGPNKSITREQFVLILYRYVQYKGYPINKVDISNYDDSLEISDYALEAMEWAVREGLIKGRSESRIEPQGNTTRAEMATILQRFIEQVLLKYN; encoded by the coding sequence ATGTGTTCATCTAAGTTAAAAAGGTCTCTTAATATGATTTTAGTCGCATGTATCTTAATTCAATCCATTGTCATAAATGCATATCCCATGGCAAATCCAGCCATGGCTGAAGGGGTAAGCTCTTTTGAAGTAGATTATAGGAGTCTCATAAGTTATGAATTAGAGGAAAATATCTATGCAGATTATGATACTAGCCATAGCACAGTAGTCAAATTTAAACTAAACAATCCCGCTACCCAAGATATTTCCTTTGACTACAAAATATACTCAGGTAGCGGAAGTAATGAGCATTTTTCTGCCATAGAAGAGGGAACTATTATTTTTGCAGCAGGAGAAACAGAAAAATCACTGGATATAGAAGTTTATAGACTAGTGAATAATCCTGTTGAATTTGGAAATATATCCAATCCAAGTCAGTTTTGGACTAAGGATAGAGTATTCTATGTAAATTGCAGCAATATTGAAAATGCCCTTTTTTACAATGAAAAGCCAAATATGACTATTCCTATAAGAATTCAAAATCAACTTGATTTAACCGAATCTTATAATAATGCTAAAGAAACATATTTAGTCGACCTATCTAAATTAACTGATGTAGAAGAATTCCCAGAAAGCCCAGGTAAATATTTCAACAATAGTGATACCATGTATATTGCCAATGACACAAAAATAGAAGGAGACCTTAGAACTATCATAGATCTAGGTGTATTTTCTCATATAAATCTACCTATTGGATTTTTTCATAATGAGAATGAAGCCCCAGAAAATCCAGAAGATCCAGAAACAATTGGAGATGTTAGTTTTATCATCGGTACAGATTTTATAGATAGAATTTCTTTTTCAAAGAATATTTCAATCCTTAACAATAATATAACTGATTTTAATCTAGGCACTATTGAAATAGAAGAAATAAACCTAGGACCAGCTAGAGAGCCTAATGTAATGATTAGCTCCATATACAGTCATTTTGATTATTCAACAGTAACAGAGGCTGTTTATACTTATTTCAATGATGCAAATAATAATTATATAGAAAAGCAAATTAATTTTATAGATATAATCAATCCTTATGTAAAGGAAATTTCTTCCCCTAGTGATACATTTTATTATGGAGAGAATATTCCTATAACCATAGAATATAATGAGCCAGTATTAGTGGATGATATCAGTATAAAAGTCAATGATAGAATCCTATATCCCGTAGAAAGAGATGGAACTATCTCTAATGAAGTTAGTTTTTTACTTGAAATAGAAGACAAGGATGATTTCATATTAATAGATGGTTTCCCTTCTTATATAGAAGTGACAGATGTAATAGGAGCAATAGATTTAGCTGGAAATCCACAAGATGAAGCATACAGCACACAATTATTTGAATCTACATTTGCTTCTTTTGATCCAGCAAAATCCTTAGTATACTTTGCAAATACTAATATAAACATAATCAACAATGGAATGGAACCCAAAGGTGAGGTAATCATATCCATAGCAGATAATTATGACCTAACTAGTTGGCTGGGAGCCAATACCAATGGAGATGGAGTAATACCTAATATCAAGGCAAGGGTCATAGGAAATGATGGAGATCCCACTTTTGTGGATCTATATTACCATGAAAGTCATCTGGGTAATGAACTTAGAGGTGAATTTAACCCGCCTCAAAATCTATCAGATGAAAATAACTACTATATTACAGAAATATATTTTAAAGAGAATGTGACTGATGAAATCAAGCTTGTATATCCCTTGCTAAAGGAATATACAATCTTACCAATTATATATATAGATGATCCTAGTGACTTGGAAATCCTATATACTAACTGGCCGTCAACTAATAGAATTTCTGCCGATAATGAAGATCTTATTTCATTAAATTATAATGTAAAAAATAATGCAACATGGCAAGATTCAACAGATTTCCAGTGGTCAAGTAAAGATGAAAGCATTGCAACTATTACTAATAATGGTAATATCCTTTTGACAGGAAAAATTGGGATTGTTGAATTTACATTGACAGCACTAAATGGTGGAATAAGTGGCAAGGAATTTAGTATTCATAGCAAGACCTTAGAAGTATTAAACCCTAGTACTACATTTTTGACTATACCTAGTAGTGGAAAAAACATTGAAATCACCAAAGGTAATAATGCGATTGTATATTATGCTACTAATATAGTTGAGAACAATGAACTATATGGAGGCAATGGAACTAAAACAAGATTTAATTATAATTTATATGAGGCAAAATATATAGATGAAAATCTTATAAAAGGAGATTTAGTTCATACAGAAAGCCTAGATGCTACAACAAATGAAAATCTAACCTCCTATACTATTAATAATGAGTATCTTGTAAACACATCGAAACTAGGTAAATTTAGCTATATATTAGAGATATCTTCAACAGAGTTAGCAACAGGTAGAATACTATCAGCAGCTGCTAATATTGCTGTAAAATATCCCAATGTAAAGGCAATATTATATAAACCTACTAATTTTTATACAACAGATGAACATAATTATATAGATGCAAGATTTAAAATAGATAATTTTAATGAGGAAACCCAGTTTGATCTATCTATAACCAAAAATAGTGAAGATGTACCATTCTTTACTACGACTAATCCAGCAGATATAAACATAGAACTCCCCATAAATATAGATTCAGTAGAAAGATCTAGACTTGTAGATATCTACACTATAGTATTGAAAGCAAAAAATGAGTCTAGTGAAACCTTCTCCTATGATTCTTATATTTTGTATGTATATAATTCAAATGCCCTTAAAATAATGGCAGGAGATAGGCATATTGATACTTTATATTTAAATAATAATCATATGTTTTCAACTATGACATCAGAAGAAATACTAGCTCTAAATAGAAAAATAACCTTAAGAGAAAATATAAGCATAAATAATAAAGAATACAAATGGAGTAGTCTTGCAGATAAGATTGTATGGCAGGTAGAAGATAACAATAAAATATCTCTTAAGTATAATGATAGTGGTGTTTATAAAGAGATAGATAACTCAAATATTGGTTTTTTGCCAGGGCTTGAGTTTTTGTTAGAAGGAGTATCAAGTGGAAATACATCTATAACAGCTACTCATAGCTTAACGGGAATGAAAACAAGCTTAAATGTAGAAATTGATAAATCTGAGGATAAGCTATTTATATTTCAGGTTTATCCAGCCCAAGAAGCTAGAGTATATTATACAAATGGAGATAATCAGAATAAATCACAGAAAACTGACGAAAAAGGTAGAATAGCCATATATGAGGAAAATGACATCAGCAGCAGTGTAACCTTTACTCCAAAGGATACAAATCTTTATGAGCCTGTTGTAATTAGCAATAGTCAGATAAAAGCTAACCAAAAGTCCACAAATGAATTTGGACTATATCCTCAAACTATAGTAAACTTCTCACCGGTACAGTATAAGGCTGCCATAAAATTATATAATAGAGATACTAATATAACTTATTTGGGAGATATAAAGATCAAGGGTGGAGTATATAGAAATGGGGTTTATTGCCCAGATGCAAAAATTAATGGGGTTAGTGGAAAGCTAGAGCAAACTATTAGTAAAAATGAATTTGAATTCTTTGCTTTAAACTTCAATCCCAATGAATTCATTAATAAAACTGATACTAGTTCCATAACTGTAAAGGATAATATTGAATATGTAATTGAAGTAACATTTCCAGATGGATCATATTTTCCGGTGATAATAAAAATAGATAATGATACCATAAGACAAAGCAAATTTATACCTTATGGAGCCATAGCCTATAAATCCATTGAAAAAATAAATACTAATAACTTTAGCGACAACATGATATTCTATCAAACTATAAACATTAATGGTAAGGTAGAAGGTGTAGATGGTGCAATAAATATTATAGAAAAAGCAGATAGTGCAATATTTACTATGGAAATGGCAATTGAAGGAGATAAGAAGAAAAATTACGATATTCAATTAACTGATGAAAGAAACAACTCAACTTTAGTTGCAGAAACAACACAATATTCCTACGAATTTACTGATACTATTTTAGTTAAAAGTGATTTTCATATGGAAGACTATCTTAAGGGCCTCAAGGATTTGGATAAGGTAAGGATGTATTTAAAACTTAAGATATCAGACAATACAAGTACAAAGGAAATAAAATTATCAGATTCATTAATAGTTAATACTTTAATAGATGTACCTAAGATGGATGACTATCTAGTAGAAGAAATTGAAGATATTGCAGGAGATTTTCAAAACACAATTATGTCCCCCTCAAACCTTAACTCTGGATTAAGCGGGACTGTGAAGGACACCTTAGATTTTCTATCTTTATATGGAATTAATACAAGTTCCATTAGACTTGAAGTTCAACCTACAGATAATCCTCTAGTATATAAAGGTATGATTAAATTTGCCGTAGGAGATTTGACTAGAGAAAATCCGTCAGGAGTATTTCTAGAGGATACTGGTAAAGATGAAAAACTTAGCTTTATGCCTGAAATTAGTGATTTAAAGTCTATTAAAAAGGGAGATTATTTACAGAAAAGCAAGTCAACCATGGAGTCAAGTAAGAAAAAACATGGTGGATTTAGTAAGACCTATGGTGGAGGAGCTTATTTAGAATCGGAAATTTACTATGATTTACAGGATAAAGAATGGAAAATGATTCTTTTAAATTCTGATGTGTATCTGGGAGCAGGAGGAACCTACAGTATGGTCGTAAATTCTTGGGTTGGTCCAGTTCCAGTAACCGCAGAATTTATAACAGGATTTACAGCTCAAGTTGGAAGGAAAAACATAGTTTACGACTATTATTGGGATGAAGAAGAAAATGCATATTATTCTACTAGAGATTATATAACAGAGCTTCGCCCATACTTCTATGTCTATGGCTTTGGAGGCTTAGGGGCAGATTATAAAGTTGCCAGTCTAAAACTAGGACCATATGGACAAATAGACTTAGATCAACAATATCTATGGTTAAATGGAATTAGCGGAGAAAAGAATGGTCAAAGGCTGACTATAGCAGGGGAAACAGGAATTAAATTCACCTGCAAAATTGCCTTCGTTAAATATTCAAAGAAAATAAAAATAGCAGAAGCAAGTAAGACTTGGAAATTTAATAAGTTTGATGAAATCAGCAAACTATATACCTCTAAAACAGGCAAATCTATGTTAATGAGATATGCAGAGGATGATGAAAATTATTACTATATGGAAATAGAGCCTCTAGATGAGACAGTTAAATTTGAAGATAGATCCTATTTAGAAAACTATAATAGATCATGGTATAACTCACTGAGAAGAATGACTTCTACTGGAGAAAATATGACCATATTACAAACAAATGCCTATCCTTATTCAAACCCTGTATTTACAGATGATGGGATGATTATGGCATATCTAAGTGATAGTAATAGTACTAATATAAATGATACAGCTGTGTACTTTACAAGGAAATCTGGAGAATATTATTCTCCAGGTAATGAAATAAATCCATCAGAATATGGGGATATGGATTTAGTAATAGATGGAACTGAAGAAGGAGCTGTACTTGCCTGGACAAGAGTAATGGATAAAATAGAAGACGCTGGTGAAGAAGCAACTGATGAGGATATTTATAATATACTAGGAAAAGCTGAAATAATGGTCAGTAGCTATGATGGAGATATTATAACTACATATCAGCTAACGGAAAACTATAGTGCTGATATGATGCCTGTGGTGGCTACAAATGGCGAAAAATCGATAGTTGCATGGAGAAACCTAGAATCATCTATAGATAATCCATTAGACTTCAGCTCTAAGGACAATATAATGTATTCCGTCCTTGAGGGCGACAAATGGAGTGAAGCTAAGGTCTTATATGAGGGAACAGTAGATAAGGTAGGAGCCCTTAATGTAGATATGCTATCTAATGGAATATCAGCCATTACCTATGAAATTGCAATTGGAGAAACAGGGAATACAGAAGTGTTTTACGCAATTCTAGATGAAGAAGGAAATATTCTCAAAAATATTAGACTAACCAATAATGAATTGAAGGATGAAAATCCTCAAATAACATCTGTTGAATTTCCAGATAGTGAACAACGATTTATTATAGGTTGGAATACAGAAAATATAGCTGATGGCTATAGTGAAAATATAATTAAAATAGTAGCTATTAATTCCAATGGAACATTATATCCTGATTTTGAAATAGTTGCAGAAGATACTGTAGATTTAGGTAACTATACAAACTTTAAATTTACAAAGGGAGCAGATGACTTAGAGGATTTATCTATAATATGGAGTGAAATTGATAAATCATATGAGGATATCAATACCCTATATAAGGACAGCATATGGGGAAGAAAAATTATATTTGATGGTGCTAACCATATCTTAACACCTAAAATAAAGCTTTTGGAGATGGAAGATAACCATACTGTAGATTTCTCTAATGCATATATTGACGAAGCCTCAGAGGAAATTAACTTTGGTTTATTGATTTCTGATAATACAGACATGGAAAAGCCTAAGGCTAAGCTAGCCATTGCTAAAGCAAGTTATAAGAATTCAGCTATTCTAGAGGAAGTATATTTTTCATTGGAGGATGTACTACCAAATATTGACATGCCTATTAGATTTACTCTTTATAATGAAGGAATAGAGCCTATTACAGAAGTAAATATTAACATAGGTGATCAAAACTATAAGATAGAAGAGGAAATTAAGCCAGGAGAATATAAAAGAATTGTAGTACTTTATACGGTACCTGAAGTCATAGAAAATCCAAAATATAAAGTCTTATCAAATTTTTCAACATCTAGTGATATTAAAGAAGGAACACTAAAAATTGCAATCCCAGATGTTGAGATATATGATATAAAAACAATAAAAGAAAAGGACAGAGAGCGTGTTCTAAGTCTTATGTTAAAGAATAGCTCACCAGTTGATTTAGTGGCGGGAAAACATAGTATATCTATTGAGGTATATACTAGTCATGATTTTGATACTATGCCTATATTGACTGAAACCATAACTAGCTCTAAGGATTTAGATACTATAAATAATGGAATTTATGTAAAGGATATTATTTTAGATGAAGAAATATTAGAATTGATTTTAGATAAAGATGGAGAAATACCAACAGATGGATATAGAGTATTTTTCAATGTAGTCCTATATGAAGATAATAAGCCTGTAGATGATAGGGATATATACAACAATATAGATTATAAGAAAATAGAAAGCCTAATAACTAAAAATAACAAAGTAGTGTCCTTAGGAAGCTTCATGAAATCAAAGGATAATAAGACTACAGTTACAGTAGAAGCTCTAAATAATTCCATGAAGTCAATAAATAATGGTAATATAATTGTTAGCCTAAAGGATGAAAATGGCAATATTATTGAAACTAAGCAAAGCCATAGCCCTCTTAAGAATAATAGCTTAATAGAAATAATGGGAGAGGAAAGTAGCTTTACTGTATTTGATTTTAACAAGGTTGGCAGCTCCGTTGATGTAAACTTTCAAAGGATTCAGGGCCCAATAATTGACCCAGAAGATCCAAAAGAACCAAATGAGCCAGATAAACCAAATGCACCAATTAGACCAAGTACTCCAAGCGTACCAAAAAAGCCAGAGGAACCTGAGGAACCAAAAAACCCTAAAGTAGATTTAAAATTTGAAGTAATAAATAACTATAAAGATAATTTTAAAGATATTTCCCCAGGAGACTGGTTTTATGAAGCAGTTAAATTTGTATACGAAAGAGGCCTAATGATTGGCACAAGTGACAAGGATTTTAGTCCTCATATGGAAACTAGCAGGGGAATGTTCCTCACTGTTCTATATCGTATAGAAGGGGAACCAACAGTAAGACAATCCAAATTTACAGATGTAACTAAGGATAAATATTATGCAAATGCTGTTGCTTGGGGAGAAGCAAATGGAATTGTAAAAGGCATGAATGAGATGGAATTTGGTCCAAACAAGAGTATTACCCGTGAACAATTTGTACTAATCCTTTATAGATATGTACAATACAAAGGATACCCTATAAACAAAGTTGACATATCCAATTATGATGACAGCCTTGAGATTTCAGACTATGCATTGGAAGCAATGGAATGGGCAGTCAGAGAAGGACTGATAAAAGGTAGAAGCGAAAGCAGAATAGAGCCTCAAGGAAACACTACAAGAGCTGAAATGGCTACAATTCTACAAAGGTTCATTGAACAAGTATTGCTGAAATACAATTAA
- a CDS encoding OAM dimerization domain-containing protein codes for MVEIAKVDLTNIKPYGDTMNDGMVQMGFTLPVPASDEASEAARQLARKMGFDEPAVVYSKDLGIGYTYFVVYGKTTHTVDFTKIEVPKVDVDVLSKEAVEEYIKDNIKRKVVIVGACTGTDAHTVGIDAIMNMKGYAGHFGLERYEGVDAYNLGSQVPNEELVAKAIELNADAIIVSQVVTQKDVHIPNLTQLVELLEAEGLRDKVVLACGGPRISHELAKELGYDAGFGTGSYAEDIATFVVTEMVNRDLV; via the coding sequence ATGGTGGAAATTGCAAAGGTAGATTTAACAAATATAAAACCATATGGAGATACAATGAATGACGGTATGGTGCAAATGGGATTTACACTTCCAGTACCAGCAAGCGATGAAGCATCAGAAGCAGCTCGTCAACTAGCTAGAAAAATGGGATTTGATGAACCAGCAGTAGTATATTCAAAAGACTTAGGCATAGGATACACTTACTTTGTAGTATATGGTAAAACTACTCATACAGTAGACTTTACAAAAATTGAAGTTCCAAAGGTAGATGTAGATGTACTATCTAAAGAAGCCGTAGAAGAATACATTAAAGATAACATTAAGAGAAAAGTAGTTATAGTAGGGGCTTGTACAGGTACAGATGCCCATACAGTAGGAATAGACGCTATTATGAACATGAAGGGATATGCAGGCCATTTTGGTCTAGAAAGATATGAAGGCGTAGATGCATATAACCTAGGCTCACAAGTGCCTAATGAAGAATTAGTAGCAAAGGCAATAGAGTTAAATGCTGATGCAATAATAGTATCCCAAGTAGTTACACAAAAAGATGTTCACATACCAAACCTTACTCAACTAGTAGAACTACTAGAAGCAGAAGGCCTAAGAGATAAAGTAGTATTAGCTTGTGGAGGACCAAGGATCAGCCATGAATTAGCCAAAGAACTAGGTTATGACGCAGGCTTCGGAACAGGCTCCTACGCAGAAGATATAGCAACATTTGTAGTAACAGAAATGGTAAACAGAGACTTAGTATAA
- a CDS encoding lysine 5,6-aminomutase subunit alpha yields the protein MSKLNLDQKLIDSSRNAAKNIADEVQKFIDGHTTVATERTIVRLLGIDGVDEIEKPLPNVVVDNIKEGGGLERGAAYWIGNAVVNTGLTPQEIAEKIATGEIDITRLPAQDEAKIKETIYEMAEKTVAKIKANREKREEYLNTIGEGAKPYLYVIVATGNIHEDIVQAQAAARQGADVIAVIRTTGQSLLDYVPYGATTEGFGGTYATQENFKLMRAALDEVGEEVGRYIRLCNYCSGLCMPEIAAMGASERLDMMLNDALYGILFRDINMQRTLVDQYFSRIINGYAGIIINTGEDNYLTTDDAVEAAHTVLASQFINEQFALKAGIPEEQMGLGHAFEMEPGVENGFLLELSQAQMAREIFPKAPLKYMPPTKFMTGNIFKGHVQNALFNMVSIMTNQGIQLLGMLTEAIHTPHLHDRYLSIENAQYIFNNARNLGDEIEFKEGGMIQSRAQEVLKNAEALLTQIEKEGLFQTIEQGKFGGVKRSRTGGKGLDGVAKKDSGYLNPFIELMLGGDK from the coding sequence ATGTCAAAATTAAATCTTGATCAAAAATTAATTGATAGCTCAAGAAATGCAGCTAAAAATATTGCAGATGAAGTGCAAAAATTCATAGATGGACATACAACTGTTGCAACAGAGCGAACAATAGTCAGACTTCTAGGAATAGATGGAGTAGATGAAATAGAAAAACCACTTCCAAATGTTGTTGTAGACAATATAAAAGAAGGTGGAGGCCTTGAAAGAGGTGCTGCATACTGGATAGGAAACGCAGTAGTAAACACAGGACTTACACCTCAAGAAATCGCTGAGAAAATAGCAACAGGTGAAATAGACATTACAAGACTTCCAGCCCAAGATGAAGCTAAAATCAAAGAAACTATATATGAAATGGCAGAAAAAACAGTAGCTAAAATCAAAGCAAACAGAGAAAAAAGAGAAGAATATCTAAATACAATAGGTGAAGGTGCAAAACCATATCTATATGTAATAGTAGCTACAGGAAATATCCACGAAGATATAGTTCAAGCACAAGCAGCAGCTCGTCAAGGAGCAGATGTTATTGCAGTTATCAGAACTACAGGACAATCCTTGCTTGACTATGTACCATATGGTGCAACAACAGAAGGTTTTGGTGGAACTTATGCTACCCAAGAAAACTTCAAACTAATGAGAGCAGCATTAGATGAAGTAGGAGAAGAAGTAGGCAGATATATTAGATTATGTAACTATTGCTCAGGACTTTGTATGCCAGAAATAGCTGCCATGGGAGCAAGCGAAAGACTTGATATGATGTTAAATGATGCATTATACGGAATCTTATTTAGAGATATCAATATGCAAAGAACCTTAGTAGACCAATATTTCTCAAGAATAATCAATGGTTACGCTGGAATCATCATCAACACTGGAGAAGACAATTACTTAACTACAGATGATGCAGTAGAAGCAGCCCATACAGTATTAGCTTCACAATTTATCAATGAACAATTTGCATTAAAAGCTGGAATACCAGAAGAACAAATGGGACTAGGCCATGCATTTGAAATGGAGCCAGGCGTAGAAAATGGATTCTTACTTGAATTATCTCAAGCTCAAATGGCAAGAGAAATATTCCCTAAAGCACCACTAAAGTACATGCCTCCAACAAAATTCATGACAGGAAATATATTTAAAGGACATGTACAAAATGCATTGTTCAACATGGTATCCATAATGACAAACCAAGGAATTCAATTACTAGGAATGTTAACAGAAGCAATCCATACACCTCATTTACATGATAGATATCTATCCATTGAAAATGCTCAATATATCTTCAATAATGCTAGAAACTTAGGAGATGAGATAGAATTTAAGGAAGGCGGAATGATTCAATCAAGAGCACAAGAAGTCCTAAAAAATGCAGAAGCTCTTCTTACTCAAATAGAAAAAGAAGGATTATTCCAAACTATAGAACAAGGTAAATTTGGTGGAGTAAAAAGGTCACGAACAGGTGGAAAAGGATTAGACGGAGTAGCTAAAAAGGACTCAGGTTACTTAAATCCATTTATTGAATTGATGCTTGGAGGTGACAAATAA